One genomic window of Maribacter aquivivus includes the following:
- a CDS encoding FeoA family protein, with translation METTVAHLKRGQKGIIKEFTENLLPIKLLELGCLPGNVVELVQVAPLNDPIYINVNGSHIAIRREMALHIALDIIEDNTVI, from the coding sequence TTGGAAACTACAGTCGCACATTTAAAAAGAGGTCAAAAGGGAATTATAAAAGAATTCACTGAAAACCTACTACCTATAAAACTGCTAGAACTAGGTTGTTTACCTGGCAACGTTGTAGAATTAGTGCAAGTAGCTCCATTAAACGACCCTATCTATATCAATGTTAACGGATCACATATTGCCATTAGAAGAGAAATGGCTTTGCATATAGCACTTGATATTATTGAAGATAATACGGTTATATGA